Part of the Halarsenatibacter silvermanii genome is shown below.
GATAAGTTCTCTGCCCAATTTTCTGCCCAGTTCAAAACTATCTTCACCGTTACCGGAGATAAAACTGCTTTCAAGACGGGTCCTGGAAAAACTGCTAAAAGAAATCACAGTTTCATTTTCTCTGGCCTCACCGTTTATTATCTCACCTGCTGTAGTAGTTCCAATTATTGTCGCCCGGGGCAGCAGTGACTTAATACTGGCAGTGACCTTTTTTATAAAACTTTTATTGCAGACCCCGGTAAAGATCTGTACCAGGAGATTATTGTCTTTTATCTCCTCGTTTTCTATAAATGCTTTTAGTTCGTCTTCTCCCTGATAGATAATATTCTGTACTTTCATCTTCACACCTCAAAAAACTGCAAATTTTTATCAGATTAACTCAACTCCGGAACCGTTGATGGTTTTTTTAATTTTTATCAGCATTTTTTCAATATCGATAGGTTTAGAGATCAGTCCGTTCATGCCGGCTTTTTCCGCTTCCTTTCGATGTTTTTCCATGACATTGGCGGTCAGAGCTATAACAGGAAGATTTAGAAATTCAATTCATTTCTGATTATGCGGGTGGCCTCATATCCATTGAGTCCCGGAAGCTGGATATCCATTAAAACACAGTCATATTTATCTGCCTGGATTTTATCCAGAGCTTCTCTCCCCTTTTCAGCGATATCAACGCTATAATTATAACTTTCCAGAATTTCCTTTGCCAGCACTTGATTTGTCTCATTGTCCTCAACCAGCAGTATTTTATTTTCAGCGCCTGCCATTAATTTTTCATCGGCCAGCTCCTGTTCCTATTCCTGAACGATATCACGCCCGGAATATCCAAAAACATCCATAATGGTATCGAATAGACTGGAGGGGCTGAAAGGTTTGATCAGAAAATCAGATATATATCGGGAACCGGGTTCTGTCATGATTTCTTCTCTGTCAAAGGCGGAAACGAGTATGATCTCCGACCTGGTTTGAACAGCATATTCTTCTCTGATTTTTTGGGCTGCTTCCAACCCGTTTATCCCCGGCAGCTTCCAGTCCATAAGCAGAAGATCATAAGAGGTTTCAGCTTCCTTCATTTTCTCCAGAACAGTTTCTCCATCCACTGCCAGTTCTGTCCGAAAGCCAAAAGCCTGCAGATATTCTTCACTTATTTTACGGGCAGAAGAATTATCATCGATGACCAGCACCTTTAAACCATCCAATTCTGGAGGAGTGGAGATAACTCGTTTTTTTTCTCTGCAGAACAGCCAAATTCAGCTGTAAAGTAGAAGGTGCTTCCTTTTCCAATTTCACTCTCCATCCATATTTCTCCATTCATCATATCCACCAGCTGTCTGCTGATAGCCAGACCCAGACCGGCACCTTTGCTGCCGCTCTCGGTGGAAGCTTCCGCGCGGTTAAATCTTTCAAAGATGCCCTCCTGCTTCTCCGGAGGGATCCCCGGACCGGTATCCTCCACGGCAAATTTATATTTCACATCATCTTCTTTTTTTTCCAGCATCTCAACCTTGATGACTATCTCTCCGGAATCGGTATATTTGATTGCATTTTTGGTCAAATTGGCCAAAATCTGAGTCAAACGGATCTTATCACCGACCAATTCATTGGGAATCTCCGGAGAACGGGCAAACAATACCTCGATAGGCTTTTTTTTGGCTCTTTCAGCAACCACCAGCCATGTCTGTTCCAGAACTTCGTCGAGCTCAAATATCTCTTCTTTCAAATCAATTTTCCCATCTTCGATTTTTGATAAATCAAGGATATCATTAATTATGTTGAGAAGATATTCAGCCGAAGCGTTAATCCTCTTCAGATAATTTTTCCTCTTTTCTGGATCGACGTCTTCCCCCAAACATAATGCGCTCAAACCGGTTATTGCATTCATGGGAGTGCGTATTTCATGGCTCATATTGGAAAGAAACTCACTTTTGGCCTGGCTGGCTTTTTCCGCTTCTTTTTTGGCCTGCATCAATTTTTGTTGTTGTCTTTCGAGTTCACGATTATATTCTTTTATGTTTTCTTCCGCTTTTATCCGCGGGGTAACATCCAGTGCTGTTTCTATAAACCCTTCAAGATTACCATCTTCGTCAATGTCGGGGATGCCTTTCATTTTCCAGTATCTGCCATCAGGTTTTCTCACAATAGAGCTAGCTATCTCTCCGGTCTCTTCAGCTTTTTGTATGGGACATTCAGGGCAAAAATCTTCCAGACCCCATTTTTCATAACAAAATTTGTCCTTCAAATCCTCCGGCTTTCTGTCAAAAAATTCAGAAGCCGCCCTATTAAACCATCTGATTGTAAAATCCGGAGACATATAAATTATAATTTCATCCAGGTTGTTTAAGATATTATTCTCCAGAATCTGTTTATTATCATTCATCCAGACCCCCCCCTTTTTCTAGATAGTAGCAATTAGCATTAAGAATTATATAAGAAAATTATAGCACAGATACTTTAACTCTGCAAATAACAAAATCCAGGACCCGGTCTGCCTATTTTGCCATGATTGTCTCCAGGTGTATTTGCCAACTGAACACAAGAAGAGCCTCATTTATCTTTCATCATATCAACAAATTGCCCGGCCAAATCCGGATCGAACTGGCTGCCTGCACAATCTTTTATTTCTTCCAGTGCTTCTTTTTTGCTCATAGGTTCCTTATAAGGTCTACCATTCGTCATCACATCATAGGCATCCACAATTGAGATTATTCTTGATAGAAATGGGATTTCTTCTCCCTGCAGACCTTCTGGATAACCACTTCCGTTCCATTTTTCATGATGGTGTAATATTGCTTCGGCTACAGGAGCAAACTCCTCGGAGGCCGAAGCTATTTTATATCCTTTTTCCGGATGCTCCTGCATCATCTGCCATTCTTCTTCTGATAGGTCACCCGGCCTGGTCAATACTTCTTCCGGAATAGAAGTTTTGCCTATATCATGGAGAGTTGCCAGAAGAGATAATTTATTTAATTCCGAGTTGGTAACTCCCAATCTCCTGCCCAGCTTAATAGCCAAATTAGTCATCCTCATGGCATGTTCTTTGGTCTCATCACTTTTTGCTCCCAGCGTATTCAAAAGACTTTTCACCAGTCGACTTTTACTGCTTTTATCAGCGACGAGTTTATTCTGCATCATATTTTCGTCAGCCTGTTTTAAAAGATCCTTTAAATTCTCTTCGGGATCAGTTTTAACGGCAATTCCCATACTTATAGTTACGGGAAACTCTTCGTTACTGATATCCTGACATCTTTTTTCGATTCTATCATATATTTTATGAGCTGCTTCGCCATTCGTCCGCGGCAAAAGAATAACAAATTCGTCTCCTCCAAATCTCGCCAGTATATCTTCATCTCTGACCGAGTTTTCGAGTATTTCGGCAGCTTTTTTCAAAACCCGGTCCCCTCTCTTATGCCCATAGGAGTTATTTATAATTTTCAGGCCGTCTATATCCACCATAATTGTACTGATAGGCAGCTGCCTTTCCGTATCAAGTCTTTTCATCTCCTCCGCCAAAAATGTGCGATTATATAGACCGGTAATTTCATCGTGGAAAGTTTTGTATTTTAATTTTCTTTCTCTTTCCTTCCTTTTAGTAATATCCCTCAAAATTCCTCTCACCCTAACAGGATTTCCCCTGTCATCATAGACCATATATTGTTCATCATAAAGCCATTTAACGCTGCCATTTTTATGAAAGATACGAAATTCTCTTTCTGTATAGCCCTTTTCTTCCAGTTCCTGCAGGGCTCTTTCATGAATGTGTTTATCGTCCGGATGAGTTATCCCGATCATAAAACCCGGCTTCTTAAATTTTTCCTGAGAATAACCCACGATATCCCGGACAGACCTGCTGATAAAGTCCACTTTTAAATCAGGCCAGGACATAGACCAGACAATTTCACTTATATTATTGAAAATATCATTAATTCTTTCCTTATATTCTCGCAGTTCATTTTCCCTGACCTTTCTTTTTGTTATTTCTTCATGAGCGATTACAGCCGCATTATCTCCTTCGCTTTGAAAAGGTGTAACTCTTAACTTAAACCACTTTTTCTCTTCCGGAGTGGCGCAGGGATACTCCAGGGTGAAAGAACTTTTATTTGCTGCAATTACAGCTTTTATGCCCTGAAGTGCTTTTTCTGCCGTTTTTGATCCTTCCTCTTTGGCCCGTTCTGTTATTTTCAGATAATTGACACCTTCTCCTACCTTCTCAGGAGAGACACCGCTTTTTCTGGCAAAATTTTTCCAGGCTTCATTGGTATATTTTATCTTACCTTCCCTGTTTAATACGACCACATTAGCAGAAAGAGAATCCAGAGAAGATTGAGCAAATTCTATCCGGCGCTGGAGTTTACTGTTTAATTCTATATTTTCAAGCTGATTTTCTATAGAACATTTGAGCTCTCTTAAAAGATCTTTTTCTTTTTGCTGGAAGTTTCGCGGCTCTCTATCCACCACGCAGAGTGTACCAAATACGCCCCGATTTACCTGATGATATATCGGCATGCCAAGATAAGAAACAAAACCCATATCAAGCTCTGCGCTGCCCTGCCATCTATCAATTTTACGGGCATCATTAATCTCCACCATTTTCTCATCATTCACCGCTTTGTGGCAGTAAACCTCTGCTAACTCTATAAAATCCCCTTCTTCAATGTCGCTTTCTGTCTCCGAATCTCTTTTTAAAATTTTAATTTTCTCTCCAAAAATCCTGGTTATAAATCCGGCCTCTGCCCCAATTATTTCAGCCAGTAAATCTACTATATTTTGCCAGTTACTTTTAACCGAGCTGGAGATTTTATATTCTATATAATCGATGAATACCACCTCCCTCAATCCACATTGCTAAAATTTAAAGCTTCGTTCACAATGAAATTTTCCCCCGATCTTATACGATATCTATCAACTGATAACAGGAAGATCCTTACATATTTGATCTGCTGTTACTATTACCTTCTGACCCTCCAGCAAGTTCTCCTCTATATTCAGCACCGGCCTCAACAAGCATATCAGCCAGCAGCCGACGGTGACAACTTTCCGGGCTGGAACAATAACAGAGCAGGACTATCTCCTCCTGCTCGAGTAAATCCTGCCAGCGTTCTCGGTTCTGGCGGTAAGACTCCCTCATTTTCTCATAATATTTCTTCTTATATTCCGCCCAGGACATCTCTCCCTTTTTCGTCTTCATGACCATCGCCCAGGTAGGAGCAAAAGTTTCCTCGCCGGATTTTACCGTCACATCCAGCGTTTTCTTATCACCATTATAATTCATGGGAGCTGTATAAACTTTCAGCATTAAACCAGCCTCCTGAATATTGATGTCTATAGTATATCAATCAATATGTAAATTAACAAAAAATTGATGAAAGTTTAAATCTTGAATATTTTTCACCGGCTATCGGCTCATTAATTCTATAAATTTTTCTGCCAGCTCCGGATCAAACTGGCTGCCAGCGCACACTTCTATCTCTGTCAGGGCTTTTTCTTTACTGATGGGTTCTTGATACGGCCTGCCCGTGGTCATAACATCATAGGCATCCACAATGGCAATAATTCGCGATAAAAGTGGTATTTCTTCTCTTTTAAGTTCTTCTGGATAACCCGTTCCATCCCAGCGTTCGTGGTGGTGTAAAACCTCTCTGGCTATATGAGTAAATTCATCTGTGGCGGACAATACCGTGTGACCCTTTTCCGGATGCTTTTTAATTTCCTGCCATTCTTTCTCTGACAGCCCCCCTGATTTTCTTAAAATATTCTCTGAAATAGTAATCTTGCCAATATCATGGAGTTCGGACAGCAGTGTCAACCTGTTCAGTTTATCATTAGACAGGTCTATTTCCTCCCCGAGTTTGTAGGCTAATTCAGTCATCCTCTGGGTATGCCTTCTAGCCTCTGCACTTTTAGCCGCCAGAGAATCCAGCATATTCTTTATCAGTCTGTTTTCATAATTGTTTATTCTGGTTATTTTATCTCTATACATTCTTTCATCTGCTCTCGATAATACCTCTTTCAGCTCTTCTTCCATATTTATTCTGGTGGCTCTGCCCACACTTAAAGTTATGAGAATATCTTCAAGCTCTGCTCCTTCACAGGTGTCTTCTATCCTTCTGACTACTCGTTCGGCTTCTTCTGCTTCAGTCTGAGGCAGGAGGACAACAAATTCATCGCCGGCCCAGCGGGAAACAATATCTTCACTCCTGGTGCATTCACGGAGTATATCTGCCACATTTATCAAAAGCTCATCTCCCTTATTATGACCGTAAGTATCGTTGACAAGTTTAAGGCGGTTTACATCACACATTATCAAACTGACCGGCAGCTGTCTTTCTGTATCAAGCCTGGCCATTTCCTTTTCCAGATAAGAACGATTGTAAAGATCTGTCAGTCCATCATGATAACTCAAATATTCCAGGTTCGCCTCTTTCTCTTTCAACATGGTTATATCCATAAGCATGGAGAGAAGGTCTTCCTCGCCCTCGGGCAGCTTAAATCTGGTTTTTTCCAGCCTGGCATAATAAACTTCACCACTTTTTTTGCGGAATTTTTTAGTCAGACTCAGATCATCTCCTGCCAGTATTCGTTCCATAATCTCCTGGATTTTCTCTGTCTTTTCAAAATTAATAAGGGTATCAAATATACTTCTGCCTTCCAGCTCATCTTTGTTATAATTCGTAATTTCACACAATTTATTGTTGACTTCCAGAATATTTCCTTCCTCATCCTGAACCAGAATCCCCACAGGAGAAATTTCAAATATCTTGCGATACTGTTCTTCTCTAATCCTCAGTTCCTCTTACATCTTTTTTCTTTCTTTTATATCACGGGCGAAAACCATTTCAAATTCTTCCCCTTCGTACTCAAAGTACTGACTTATCAGATGGACCGGAAAAACAATTCCCTCTTTCGTTTCGAATTCCCTTTCATAGACGTATGAGCCCGAGGACTTTATCTCCTGCCAGAATTCATTTCTTTCCAGAACAGAAGATTTTTCTGCCACCAGCCTTCTGGCCTTGCTGCCGATGAGCTCATCCCTATCATAGCCCAGCTTTTCACAGACCCTTTCATTCGCGTACCTAATTATCCCCTCAGGCGATACCCTTAAAAACATCATATTGGCCTTATCGAGGCAAGACTTTGTCAGCTCGAGCTCCCTTTCCGCTTTTTTACGCTCGCTTATATCGCGTGAAAGCTCCACAATTCCGGTAATCTCTCCTGTTTCATCATCAATCATGGGATAGGAATATAGCTCGAGGTAATCAACTTCGGGATTATGATCAGGTTGTTCAATTTTTGCTGCAGCTTCGCCAGTTTTTAAAGTCCTCAGCACATGACAATCAGCGCATGGTTTAGCAAGTGCATGATGGACCCTATAACAGGTTTTTCCTTCCAGAGGGGCATTTTCTTCATACCATTCATTCATGGTGCTGTTGGCATATCTTATGGTGAAATCAGAGTTTAATACAGCAATACCATCCTGTATGCTTTCCAGAATGGCCTCGAGCTGATTTTTCGTTTTCTCGAGCTCCTGCCTGATCTCCTCCAGCTTTTCTCTCTCTTTTTTAACTCTGTTATATCATCATATAATGTATAAGCTCCTTCTACCTCTCCTTCGATAATTATGGGAACCCCGTGAAACAAGAATTTTTTTCATTTCCCCACCTATCAAAGCGAGTGCCTTTCCCTCTGCTTTTTTTGCCCTGCAGGATTTCTTCAGTCTTTTCCCGGCTGGCAAAACCCTCCTGGCCCCATTCCAGCACGTCATCAAGGTGTTCTCCCCTTACCTCCGACAGGCTATAACCGAAAACCTCCTCAAATTCACCATTTATATCGATGATCTCCCCCGCGTTGTTGAGCATAGCTATGGCGGAGGTGCTGTTGTTGAATAGGGCATCGACTTTCTGCTTTTCTTTTTTCTTTCTGGCAGAAACATCTTCTTTCAGAACTAAAACCCCATCTCCAAAACCGGAAATTTTGACTTCACACCAGCGAACACTACCGCCTGACCGAACTTTTATTTCTTCTATACACTCCCCGTTCTCGCCCTTTATTATCCCCTGGATTTCTCGGGTCAACTTTTCCACGGTCTCTTCGGGACATCCGATCTTTCTCAGCATTTCAGGATATTTGTTGCCCGGCCCGATTTTTTCCGGAGATAATTCGAACTCCGTCAGAGTTTCTTCCCACCTGCTGTTAATAGACTGAACTTTCAGATTATTATCCAGCAGAGAAGCTCCTTCCGGCAGTGAAGAGATGAAAGAATCCGGACCGATGCTTTCGCTTCCAGAAAAATCGGACATATTAATCGCCCCCTGCTCCCCTAAAGACTTGTTGGTAAGTCTCAATACATCGTTCACACTTTTTGGGCGATTTGCTGGTAACATTCCTAATGGCCGATAGGTGTCAAGACATCGTTCATTTAATGCCTGATTTCTTTCAAGAGATAGGTAACACTTGCGCCGATATCTAAGTCATCTATAGAGGTGATTTAGATGTCGGGATCAAAAAAAGAGCTGGAAAGGGAAAGACAAACGGCAATTAAACTTTATCTCTCAGGCCAATCAGTTTCTTCTATCTGCGATAAGCTGAACCGCAGCAGAAAATGGTTCTACAAATGGAAAAAACGTTATGAGAACAAAGCTTCCGATTGGTTCAAATCTGAATCAAGAGCTCCTAAAGAGCCTGATAGCATAGACTCCAATATAGAGGATGTAATTATTAAAGTTCGAGAGAAACTGATGAAAGACGATTACGCTCAGATAGGAGCTCAGGTCATAGCCTGGAAATTAAATAACTTAGGAGTTGAAAATATACCCTCGCTCTCCACCATTAATCGCATAATCAAACGAAATGATTTAACGGTGCAAGACTCTGAATATGAGAAAAAGGGCACTGACTATCCTAATATCCCTGTTTGGTTTCCCAATAGCCTTCACGAAGTAGATTTTTGGGGACCGAGATACATTACAGGAGGAACCAAGTTTTATGTGTTCAATGTAATGGATATATACTCTCGCAGTTTGTGTTCTATGCCTGCACAAAATAAGGGCAGTAAAACTGCGCTCAATGGTCTCTTTAAAGCCTGGAAAGCCATGAATGAACCCGATTTTATAAAATTCGATAATGCCCTGCAATTTCGAGGCAGCAATAGACATCCAAGATCTTTTAGTTCTGTTATAAGGTTTTGTCTTAAAAAGGGTATACAACCCATCTTTATTCCAAAAAATTCTCCCTGGCGCAATGGTCATATTGAAAACTTCCATGATACTCTCCAGAGGAAATTTTACCGTCAAATTGAGTTCGAAAATTTTGATCACTTCTGCAACAAATTTGAAGAATTTATCGTCTATCACAACGCAAACCATCGCTACAGTCCTTTAGGTGGGGCAACTCCTAATGAGGTTTACAGCAGGGACGTTTTAAACGGCGAAGAGGAAGAAGATCGCAATTATGAGCTCCCTGA
Proteins encoded:
- a CDS encoding PAS domain S-box protein → MEEIRQELEKTKNQLEAILESIQDGIAVLNSDFTIRYANSTMNEWYEENAPLEGKTCYRVHHALAKPCADCHVLRTLKTGEAAAKIEQPDHNPEVDYLELYSYPMIDDETGEITGIVELSRDISERKKAERELELTKSCLDKANMMFLRVSPEGIIRYANERVCEKLGYDRDELIGSKARRLVAEKSSVLERNEFWQEIKSSGSYVYEREFETKEGIVFPVHLISQYFEYEGEEFEMVFARDIKERKKM
- a CDS encoding HD domain-containing phosphohydrolase, whose protein sequence is MVFIDYIEYKISSSVKSNWQNIVDLLAEIIGAEAGFITRIFGEKIKILKRDSETESDIEEGDFIELAEVYCHKAVNDEKMVEINDARKIDRWQGSAELDMGFVSYLGMPIYHQVNRGVFGTLCVVDREPRNFQQKEKDLLRELKCSIENQLENIELNSKLQRRIEFAQSSLDSLSANVVVLNREGKIKYTNEAWKNFARKSGVSPEKVGEGVNYLKITERAKEEGSKTAEKALQGIKAVIAANKSSFTLEYPCATPEEKKWFKLRVTPFQSEGDNAAVIAHEEITKRKVRENELREYKERINDIFNNISEIVWSMSWPDLKVDFISRSVRDIVGYSQEKFKKPGFMIGITHPDDKHIHERALQELEEKGYTEREFRIFHKNGSVKWLYDEQYMVYDDRGNPVRVRGILRDITKRKERERKLKYKTFHDEITGLYNRTFLAEEMKRLDTERQLPISTIMVDIDGLKIINNSYGHKRGDRVLKKAAEILENSVRDEDILARFGGDEFVILLPRTNGEAAHKIYDRIEKRCQDISNEEFPVTISMGIAVKTDPEENLKDLLKQADENMMQNKLVADKSSKSRLVKSLLNTLGAKSDETKEHAMRMTNLAIKLGRRLGVTNSELNKLSLLATLHDIGKTSIPEEVLTRPGDLSEEEWQMMQEHPEKGYKIASASEEFAPVAEAILHHHEKWNGSGYPEGLQGEEIPFLSRIISIVDAYDVMTNGRPYKEPMSKKEALEEIKDCAGSQFDPDLAGQFVDMMKDK
- a CDS encoding response regulator, whose protein sequence is MEFLNLPVIALTANVMEKHRKEAEKAGMNGLISKPIDIEKMLIKIKKTINGSGVELI
- a CDS encoding PAS domain-containing protein, whose translation is MSDFSGSESIGPDSFISSLPEGASLLDNNLKVQSINSRWEETLTEFELSPEKIGPGNKYPEMLRKIGCPEETVEKLTREIQGIIKGENGECIEEIKVRSGGSVRWCEVKISGFGDGVLVLKEDVSARKKKEKQKVDALFNNSTSAIAMLNNAGEIIDINGEFEEVFGYSLSEVRGEHLDDVLEWGQEGFASREKTEEILQGKKSRGKGTRFDRWGNEKNSCFTGFP
- a CDS encoding DUF488 family protein → MLKVYTAPMNYNGDKKTLDVTVKSGEETFAPTWAMVMKTKKGEMSWAEYKKKYYEKMRESYRQNRERWQDLLEQEEIVLLCYCSSPESCHRRLLADMLVEAGAEYRGELAGGSEGNSNSRSNM
- a CDS encoding response regulator; this translates as MAGAENKILLVEDNETNQVLAKEILESYNYSVDIAEKGREALDKIQADKYDCVLMDIQLPGLNGYEATRIIRNELNF
- a CDS encoding PAS domain-containing sensor histidine kinase, with the protein product MNDNKQILENNILNNLDEIIIYMSPDFTIRWFNRAASEFFDRKPEDLKDKFCYEKWGLEDFCPECPIQKAEETGEIASSIVRKPDGRYWKMKGIPDIDEDGNLEGFIETALDVTPRIKAEENIKEYNRELERQQQKLMQAKKEAEKASQAKSEFLSNMSHEIRTPMNAITGLSALCLGEDVDPEKRKNYLKRINASAEYLLNIINDILDLSKIEDGKIDLKEEIFELDEVLEQTWLVVAERAKKKPIEVLFARSPEIPNELVGDKIRLTQILANLTKNAIKYTDSGEIVIKVEMLEKKEDDVKYKFAVEDTGPGIPPEKQEGIFERFNRAEASTESGSKGAGLGLAISRQLVDMMNGEIWMESEIGKGSTFYFTAEFGCSAEKKNELSPLLQNWMV
- a CDS encoding response regulator, which encodes MDGLKVLVIDDNSSARKISEEYLQAFGFRTELAVDGETVLEKMKEAETSYDLLLMDWKLPGINGLEAAQKIREEYAVQTRSEIILVSAFDREEIMTEPGSRYISDFLIKPFSPSSLFDTIMDVFGYSGRDIVQE
- a CDS encoding diguanylate cyclase domain-containing protein; translated protein: MRIREEQYRKIFEISPVGILVQDEEGNILEVNNKLCEITNYNKDELEGRSIFDTLINFEKTEKIQEIMERILAGDDLSLTKKFRKKSGEVYYARLEKTRFKLPEGEEDLLSMLMDITMLKEKEANLEYLSYHDGLTDLYNRSYLEKEMARLDTERQLPVSLIMCDVNRLKLVNDTYGHNKGDELLINVADILRECTRSEDIVSRWAGDEFVVLLPQTEAEEAERVVRRIEDTCEGAELEDILITLSVGRATRINMEEELKEVLSRADERMYRDKITRINNYENRLIKNMLDSLAAKSAEARRHTQRMTELAYKLGEEIDLSNDKLNRLTLLSELHDIGKITISENILRKSGGLSEKEWQEIKKHPEKGHTVLSATDEFTHIAREVLHHHERWDGTGYPEELKREEIPLLSRIIAIVDAYDVMTTGRPYQEPISKEKALTEIEVCAGSQFDPELAEKFIELMSR
- a CDS encoding helix-turn-helix domain-containing protein — encoded protein: MSGSKKELERERQTAIKLYLSGQSVSSICDKLNRSRKWFYKWKKRYENKASDWFKSESRAPKEPDSIDSNIEDVIIKVREKLMKDDYAQIGAQVIAWKLNNLGVENIPSLSTINRIIKRNDLTVQDSEYEKKGTDYPNIPVWFPNSLHEVDFWGPRYITGGTKFYVFNVMDIYSRSLCSMPAQNKGSKTALNGLFKAWKAMNEPDFIKFDNALQFRGSNRHPRSFSSVIRFCLKKGIQPIFIPKNSPWRNGHIENFHDTLQRKFYRQIEFENFDHFCNKFEEFIVYHNANHRYSPLGGATPNEVYSRDVLNGEEEEDRNYELPDEIPISDGYIHVIRLIRSDLKLDVFSETFSMPEELQYQYVAATICTDAHIIRVHDSNWNSLFTIPYRLTKK